The genomic window GAGCACCGGCACGATCCGGTCCGTCGCGGTCTCGGTGACGCGGCCCGCGGGGCCGGAGATCGAAATGGCCGCGGCGGTGGGGGAGTTGGGGACGGAGACGGCGAGGCAGCGGACGCCGATCTCCTGTTCGTTGTCGTCGATCGCGTAGCCGAGCCGGCGTACGTCCTCCAGCGCGGTCAGGAAGCCCTCGGGTGTGGTGATCGTCTTCTCCGTCGCGGCCGGCATGCCCGTACGGGCCAGCAGGGCGCGCACCTCGTCGGCCGGGAAGCCGGCGAGCAGGGCCTTGCCGACGCCGGTGGAGTGGGGGAGTACCCGGCGGCCCACCTCGGTGAACATCCGCATCGAATGCTTGGACGGCACCTGGGCGACGTACACGATCTCGTCGCCGTCGAGGAGCGCCATGTTCGCCGTCTCCCCGGTCTCCTCGACGAGGCGCGCGAGGTAGGGGCGCGCCCACGTGCCGAGCAGCCGGGACGCGGACTCGCCGAGGCGGATCAGGCGCGGGCCGAGGGCGTACCGCCGGTTGGGCTGCTGGCGTACGTAGCCGCAGACGACCAGCGTCCGCATCAGCCGGTGGATGGTCGGCAACGGCAGCCCGCTGCTCGCTGACAACTCGCTGAGGCCCACCTCGCCGCCGGCGTCCGCCATCCGCTCCAGCAGATCGAAGGCGCGCTCGAGGGACTGGACACCACCGGACGACGACTTGGTGGAGTCGGTGGTGCTGGCGCTGGCGCTGGACGTCGGCACGGGCGCGGTCCTTTCGGGGTGGCGGGCAAGGTCGCAGCCTACCGGGCAGTTCGTTGACTACTCGCGCGTGCGTCACTACGTTCTGTTTAGTGGAAGCCTAATTCCGTCTTGTGAAAACATCCAGAGTGGATGCATGGGTGCAGAGTGGAGGGGTGTGCCCTTGACGGCGCGGAAGCGGGGGTGAAAACTCCTTCAACAGAACGTTGAATTCCGTTACGCGGAAGTAAATACCGTTACGCGGAAGTGAACGGCGGTACGGCGAGAGGGGTCCCGGTGTCCGAGGCTGAACTGGTGTTGCGCTCGACGCGCGTCATCACCCCCGACGGGACGCGCCCCGCCGCGGTCGCCGTCGCGGACGGCAGGATCACGGCCGTACTCCCCTACGACGCCGACGTACCGTCCGGCGCGCGCCTGGAGGACCTCGGCGACCACGTCCTGCTGCCCGGCCTCGTCGACACCCATGTGCATGTGAACGACCCGGGCCGCACCCACTGGGAGGGCTTCTGGACCGCCACGCGCGCCGCGGCGGCCGGCGGCATCACCAGCCTCGTCGACATGCCCCTCAACTCCCTCCCGCCGACCACGACGGTCGACCACCTCCGTACGAAGCGCGAGGTCGCCGCCGACAAGGCCCACATCGACGTCGGCTTCTGGGGCGGTGCCCTGCCGGACAACGTCAAGGATCTGCGGCCGCTGCACGACGCCGGGGTCTTCGGCTTCAAGGCGTTCCTGTCGCCGTCGGGCGTGGACGAGTTCCCGCACCTCGACCAGGACGGGCTCGCCCGCTCCCTGGCCGAGATCGCCGGCTTCGGCGGACTGCTCATCGTCCACGCCGAGGACCCGCACCACCTCGACGCGGCCCCGCAGCGGAGCGGCCCGAGATACGCCGACTTCCTCGCCTCCCGTCCGCGCGACGCCGAGGACACCGCCATCGCGGCCCTCATCGCCCAGGCCCGGCGGCTCGACGCGCGCGTCCACGTCCTCCACCTGTCCTCCGGCGACGCGCTGCCGCTGATCGCCGAGGCCAAGGCCGAAGGCGTCCGCATCACCGTCGAGACCTGCCCGCACTACCTCACCCTCACTGCCGAGGAAGTCCCGGACGGGGCAAGCGAGTTCAAGTGCTGCCCGCCGATCCGTGAGTCCGCCAACCAGGATCGTCTCTGGCAGGCCCTCGCCGACGGCACGATCGACTGCGTCGTCACCGACCACTCCCCGTCGACCGCCGACCTGAAGACCGACGACTTCGCCACCGCCTGGGGCGGCATCTCCGGCCTGCAGCTGAGCCTCGCGGCGGTCTGGACGGAGGCCCGCGAGCGCGGCCACGGCCTGGAGGACGTGGTCCGCTGGATGTCGTCACGCACGGCCGAACTGGTCGGCCTCGACGACCGCAAGGGCGCCATCGAGGCGGGCCGTGACGCCGACTTCGCCGTCCTCGCCCCCGACGAGACCTTCACCGTCGACCCGGCCGCACTCCACCACCGCAACCGCGTCACGGCGTACGCCGGCAAGACCCTGTACGGCGTGGTCAAGTCCACCTGGCTGCGCGGCGAACCCATCGTCGTGGACGGCGAGTTCACCGACCCGAAGGGACAGCTCCTCACCCGCACCCCTTGATTCTCCGCCAAGCTCTCGACTTCGCTCGACCAGGGGCCCCCAATCCCGCACCCGCAGCGGCCGACAACCGAAAGGCAGACCTGATCATCGTGACGGCGCAGCATCACTCCCCGTCGGCGAGCTTCACCGGCGACGCGAACCCGTACGGCGGCGGCGACCCGTACGCGGACTACCGCACCGCCGACTTCCCCTTCACCCGGTTCGCCGACCTCGCCGACCGCAGGCTCGGCGCCGGTGTCGTCGCCGCCAACGACGAGTTCTTCGCCCAGCGCGAGAACCTGCTGGTGCCCGAGCGTGCCGAGTTCGACCCCGAGCACTTCGGGCACAAGGGCAAGATCATGGACGGCTGGGAGACCCGGCGCCGCCGGGGCGCCTCGGCCGAGCACCCCTGGCCGACGGCCGAGGACCACGACTGGGCGCTGGTCCGCCTGGGAGCGCCCGGCGTGATCCGCGGGATCGTCGTCGACACGGCCCACTTCCGGGGCAACTACCCGCAGGCGGTGTCCGTCGAGGGCGCGTGTGTGCCCGGTTCCCCGTCGCCGGAGGAGCTGCTGGCGGACGACGTGAAGTGGACGACCCTTGTCCCGCGCACCCCGGTCGGCGGCCACGCGGCGAACGGCTTCGCGGTCTCGGTCGAGCAGCGCTTCACCCATCTCCGCGTGAACCAGCACCCCGACGGCGGCATCGCCCGCCTCCGCGTCCACGGCGAGGTGGTCCCGGACCCGGCCTGGCTGGCCGCCCTCGGTACCTTCGACGTGGTCGCCCTGGAGAACGGCGGCCAGGCCGAGGACGCCTCCAACCTCTTCTACTCACCCGCCACCAACACCATCCAGCCCGGCCGCGCCCGCGTGATGCACGAGTGCTGGGAGACCCGCCGCCGCCGCGACCAGGGCAACGACTGGATCCGCTACCGCCTGGCCGCCCAGTCCGAGATCCGCGCCCTGGAGATCGACACGGCCTACCTCAAGGGAAACGCGGCCGGCTGGGCCACGGTCTCCGTCCGCGACGGCGACGAGGGCGACTGGCGGGAGATCCTCCCCCGCACCCGCCTCCAGCCCGACACCAACCACCGCTTCCTCCTCCCCACCCCCGCGATGGCCACCCACGCCCGCATCGACATCTACCCCGACGGCGGCATCTCCCGCCTCCGCCTCTTCGGCTCCCTGACGGAAGAGGGCGCGACCCGCTTGGAGGCTCGTCACCAGGAACTGGGCGGCTGAGCAGACAGGGGGCGAAGCCCCCGTCTGCCAGGGGCGCGGGGAACCGCGCGACAGGCCACGAGGCTCCGGCACATGTCCGCGCACACCAGCCGCCCCCGCGCCCCCTCAGCACCCCTTACGCGGCGTATCCACCGTCCACAGAGAACTCCGCCCCGGTCACGTACTCCGCCCCCGCCAGATACGCCACCATCCCCGCCACCTCGGCCACCGTCCCGAACCGCCCCAGCGCGGTCATCCCCGCCTGCCCCGCCGCGTACGGCCCATCTGCCGGATTCAGATCCGTGTCGATCGGCCCGGGATGGACGATGTTCGCGCTGATCCCCCGTCCGCCCAGCTCCCTGGCCAGCGCCTTCGTCAACCCGACCAACGCCGACTTGCTCATCGCGTAGAGCGTCCCGCCAGGCTCCGGCACCCGCTGCGTCATACACGTCCCGACGGTGATGATCCGACCACCGCGTCCCATCCGGGCCGCGGCGGCCCGGGACGTCAGAAACACGCCCCGCACATTCACGGCGAGCACCCGGTCCACCTCGGCGAGCGGCAGGCTCTCCAGCGGCCCCAGCACCCCGACCCCGGCGTTGTTCACGAGCACGTCCAGCCCGCCCAGCGCCTCGGCCGCCAGCCCCACCGCGCCCGCCGCCTCCCCGGCGTCCCCGGCGTCCGCCCGCAGGGCCACTCCCCGCCGCCCGAGGGCCTCCACGGCCCGTACGACCTCCTCGGCCGCCTCCTTGCCCCGCACATACGTGACGGCCACGTGCGCGCCCTCCCGGGCCAGCCGCACCGCCGTCGCGGCCCCGATGCCACGGCTGCCACCGGTCACGAGGGCGACCTTGCCGTTCAGAGGTGTGGCGCGGTCCAGGACGTCGCTGTCGTTCAGAGGTGTGGCGCGGTCCAGGACGTCGCTGTCGTTCAGGTTTCCGTTCGCAGTAGTCATGTCCCCCATCCCACCGGCAGCCCCGCCCCACCGCTGGCGGCGAACGGACGTCGACCTCCCGCCGGAGCCGTCCGGAGCGCTTCCGGGCCCCGCATCCTCGGACCACCGATGAGTTGCGGGCGCCACCGGGGTCTGCCCTGATGACAACAGACCCCACCACGGAGCACGAAAGCAGGCACCCCGCCATGGGCAAGCTCTCCCTCACCTCCTTCGTCACCCTCGACGGCGTCTACCAGGCCCCCGGCGGCCCCAACGAGGACCGCCGCGACGGCTTCGAGCACGGCGGCTGGAGCGTCCCGTACGGGGACGAGGACTTCGGACGGTTCATCGACGGAGTCTTCGGCCGCGTCGGCGCCTTCCTGCTGGGCCGCAGGACGTACGACATCTTCGCCGCCCACTGGCCGAAGGTCACCGACCCGGCCGACCCGGTCGCGGGGAGGCTCAACTCCCTGCCGAAGTACGTCGTTTCGAACACCATCACCCACCCCGAATGGAGCGGTACGACCGTGCTCTCCGGTGACCTCGCCAAGGAGGTCACCGCCCTCAAGGAGCGTACCGACGGCGAGGTGCAGGTCCACGGCAGCGGGGACCTCGCCCAGTCGCTGCTCGCCCTCGACCTGGTCGACACCTTGCACCTGCTGACGTTCCCGGTCGTCCTCGGCGCCGGCCGCCGCCTCTTCGCCGAGGGCGCCCTCCCGACGGCGTTCCGTCACGCCGGGGGCAGCATCACGAGCACCGGCGTGTCGATCCAGACGTACGAGCTCGCCGGGCGCCCGGAATACGGCACGTACGAACTCCCGGAGAACGCCTGACCTGCGACGGGCCCTGCCCGCGGTCGACGGTGTGAAGATCGCGGGCACCCCCGTGAACTCCGGTTAACTCCCGGAAAACTTAACGGACGTGCCCGGAAAATCATGGAACTTGTCATTGACATGCCACTGTCTACGCGCGTCATCATGGGGCCATGAGATTCCCCCCACGCGCACCACGCATCGGAGCGGCAGCCGCCCTCCTGTCCGCCCTCCTGGTGGGCGGCACGGTCGCCGCAGGCCCGGCCGGCGCCGCCACGACCGCCGTCGGCAGCATCTGCTACAGCGACCTGCCGTCGCAGGCGTACACCACGCTCAACCTGATCGCCCAGGGCGGCCCGTACCCGTACTCGCAGGACGGGAGCGTCTTCCAGAACCGGGAACGCATCCTGCCGGCGCAGTCCACCGGCTACTACCACGAGTACACGGTGAAGACCCCCGGCTCCTCCACCCGCGGCGCCCGCCGCATCGTCACCGGTGAGGACTACCAGGAGGACTACTACACGGCGGACCACTACGCGTCCTTCGACCTGGTCGACTACGACTGCTGATCAGGCAGATCCGGCACCACCCGTCCTGACCGATCCGGCACCACCCACCTGACCGATCCGGCACCACCCCACCTGACCGTCTGTTCGTCCCCCACCGGACAGACGGTCAGGTGGGCCGCCGGTCGCTCGCTCCCTCGGACGGTCACCCGGATTTCCGGCTCTCGGCCGCCGCGAACAGGGCGAGCGCCAGGACGATCAGCGCGATGCTCGCATAGATCTCGTAGCCGTCCAGGGCGCTCCACCGCTGCGTCACCCCCCACCGCAGCTTGCCGGTGAGTTCGTACACCAGACCGCCGGAGCCCTGCAGCAGGGCGATGAACCCGAGAAACTCCAACAACTGCTTCATGTCCCAGATCCTCGCCCCGCGGTCCCCCCACATTCATCGGCCGCGGGGCGAGGCCGGTCCGACGGGAGTGCCGATCCGCGGTGCGGCGGGCCGCCGAAAGTCGACGAGGTCACGACTTTGGTCGCGATCACCGGCTGAGGGAGGTGGCGGAGGCCGTCGCTGCATAGATTTGTCGACCATGAGTGGTGACAAGCCGGTACCCGAGCCGCCGACCTTTCCGGGACGGAGCTGGCTGTTGCCGTCGGCGTTGCTCGACGCCGACCACGACCCCGAGAACGGACACCCCGGACGGCCGCCCAAGCGCACCGCGCGCGACTGGGTCGTCGACTTCACCTGCTTCCTGCTGGCCGTGTTCATCGGTCTCCTGGGTGTGGAAACGGTCAGGAGCGAGCCCGACCTGCCGCAGGCCTTCGCCGTCGTCGACCAGGTGCTCGGCGCGCTCGCCTGCGCCGCCGTCTGGCTGCGCCGCCGCTGGCCGGTCGGCCTCGCCGTGGCGATGGTCCCGGTCTGCTTCGTGTCCAACACCGCGGGCGGCGCCGGCCTCGTCGCCCTCTTCACCCTCACGGTGCACCGGCCCTTCCGCCACGTGGCCTGGGTGGCCGGCGCCTCCGTCGCGCTGATCCCGCTGTTCTTCTGGCTGCGGCCGGACCCCGAAGTCAGCTATCCCTGGGCGGTGTTCCTGGCCGCGCTGCTCACCGCCGCGATCGTCGGCTGGGGCATGTTCGTGCGCTCCAAGCGGCAGCTCATGCTGAGCTTCCGGGACCGCGCCAGACGGGCCGAGACGGAGGCGGCGCTCCGGGCCGAACAGGCGCAACGGCTCGCCCGTGAAGACATCGCGCGGGAGATGCACGACGTCCTGGCACACCGCCTGACGCTGCTGAGCGTGCACGCGGGCGCGCTGGAGTTCCGGCCCGACGCGCCCCAGGCCGAGATCGCCCGCGCGGCGGGTGTCATCCGGGAGAGCGCCCACGAGGCCCTGCAGGACCTGCGGGAGATCATCGGCGTGCTGCGCGCGGGCGAGCCCGACGACGCGGACCGGCCCCAGCCGACGCTCGCCGCGCTCGACACCCTCGTCTCCGAGTCCCGCGAGGCCGGTATGAAGGTCGTCCTCGACCACGACGTCACCGACCGCGCCGCCGTCCCCGCCGCCGTCGGCCGCACCGCCTACCGCATAGCCCAGGAGTGCCTGACCAACGCCCGCAAGCACGCGCCCGGCGCCGAGGTCACCGTCACCGTCTCGGGCGCTCCGGGCGACGGACTCACCGTCTCCGTACGCAATCCGCCGCCTTCGGGGGAGGTCCCGCCCGTCCCCGGCTCCGGCCAGGGCCTCATCGGCCTCACCGAGCGCGCCACGCTGGCCGGGGGCCGTCTGGACCACGGGCCCGACCAGGACGGCGGGTTCGGCGTGCGGGCCTGGCTGCCCTGGGGCTGAACCCGGGCAAACGGCGTGCGCGACGCCATCTCGTCCCCCATCATGGCCAGTTGACTCGTACGACACGGGCGGGCCATACGGCACCGGGCGCCTCGGGAGGGACAGCGGAGTGAGTTTCGGGGGACACGATCCGTACCAGCCGCCCTGGCAGCCGAACGGAGGACCGTACCCCCCGGCTCCTCCGCCGTCCCCGGGACCGTATGTGCCGCCCCAGCCGGGCCCGCCGCCGTACGGCCCGTATCCCCCTCACCCATACGGCCCGTACCCGCCGCCCACCCTGTGGCGGATGCTGCGGGAGGACGACTGGCCGCCGTTGGGGCGGTTCCTCAGCGGGCTCCGGCTGCACGGCTGTCTGTGGGCTCTGGCCGCCATGTGCGCCTGGCCGCTGGTGGTCGGTCTGCTGGTGGGCTACCCGCTGGCCCGCTCGGCCCGCCGCCCGGCCCGGCGGATCTTCCCCTCCCGGGCCCGGCACCGTGTCGCGGACGACGGTGTGGCGCGGGTGCAGCGGACCCGGGCCTGGACGGCCACCGTCATGTCCCTGCTGATCCTGGCGGCGTACGGCAGGCCCGAGGACGTGGACCAGGCGCAGCAGCAGTTCATGATGCGGCTGACCATCACGCCCTGGCTGCTGCTCCTCAGCGCGCCCATGGTCGTCGCGGCCCTCTTCCGCTGGTCGTCGCCGACCGCGAGACGAGCCATGCGCCCCCATCTGCGCACCGCCGGGAAATCGGCCCTGTGGTACGTCGGCGCCTTCACGATGGTCCCGCTCCTCATCGGGGCGATCTACTACGCGGACAAGCACATGGGGGAGGACGTGGGCCGCTGGGGGCCACTCGTCCTCCTCCTGCCGCTGCTCTGGGTGCTGCTCTTCATCGCCTTCGCCTCCGGGCCCGCCGTACGCAGCGCCTTCAACACCGCCGATGTGCACCCGGCGCTCCCGGCGCTGCTCACCGGTGCCCTGGTGTGGGAGTTCGCCGCCATCAACCTGGCCGTCGGCGGGCTGCCGCCGGGACCGCCCCTGGTCCAGCTCACCGCCCTCATCGGCGGCCCGGCTTCGGTGTCGGCCGTCGCGTGGTGGGAGGTACGCCGCCTGCGCACCCGGTACGGGGTACGGCTGCGCGGCTGAGGGGGACCGGCGCCGATCGAGCGGTACGTGGCAGGGCCGATGCCGGTCGCCCGAGAGGCCCGCGCCCGTCCGTTCAAGCCGTCCGTGGCCGACCGGCCCGGTGCCCCCGTCCGTTCAAGCAGACCATGGCCGACCGGCCCGGCGCCCACGTCCGTTCAAGCCGTCCGCGGCACCACGCGCTGCCCCGCCGACCCGTACACCCACGCCGACGCCTCGTCGATGAAGTCGCCGGGGAAGCCGAGGCGGAAGCCGGTGGCCTCCTCCAGCCGGGCCAGCATGTCCTCGGGGAGGACGAGCCGGGCGGCGCCGAGGTTGTCCATGAGCTGTTCGACGCGACGGGCGCCGAGGATGGGGTGCACGGCGGGGGAGTGGGCCATGGTCCAGGCGATGGCGACCTGGGCCGGGGTGGCGTCGAGTTCGTCGGCGGCGGCCTGCACGGCCTCCGCCACCGCGCGCTCGCGTTCCCCGATCGCCTCGGCGGACAGCCGGGTCGCGGTGCCCGGCGCCACCCCGCCCGGGCGGGTGTACTTGCCGGACAGGACGCCGTTCTGCAGGGGGCTCCAGGCCGCGACCGACATGCCGAACGCCTCCGCCATCGGCAGCAGTTCACGCTCGATGTCCCGGTTGAGCAGGCTGTACGGCACCTGGAGCGCCGACAGCGGTGACCAACCCCGCCATTCGGCAAGGGTGTTGGCACGCGAGACCACCCACGCCGGGGCGTCCGAGATACCGACGTACAGCACCTTCCCGGACCGTACGGCGTCGTCCAGGGCGCGCATCGTCTCCTCGACCGGGGTGTTCCGGTCCCAGATGTGCACCCAGTAGATGTCGACGTAGTCCGTGCCCAGGCGCCGCAGGCTCGTCTCCAGGGACAGTGCGAGGTTCTTGCGGTGGTTGCCCGCGGCGTTGGGATCGGTGCCGTCGCGCGAGACGGTGTACTTGGTGGACAGCACGAACCGGTCGCGCCGCCCCTTGAGCAGCTCGCCGACGATGCGCTCGCTCTCCCCGCCCCGGTAGTTGACCGCGGTGTCGATCACATTGCCGCCGGCCTCCGCGTACACGTCGAGGATCCGCGCGCACTCCTCCCGGGGTGCTCCCACCCCGCCCTGCTCCCCGAACGTCATGGCGCCGAGGAACAGCTCGGAGACGCGGAGCCCGGTCCGGCCCAGGAGTCGGTAACGCACCCAAAACCTCCGTCAGTTGAATGCCGTACCGGCCGACACTAACGGGTCGGCGCACGACAAGGCGGTGCTCCGGGACGAAGCCCTCATTACGGTGGTGTCCATGACCGCGATCCGAACGGTGGGCCGATGACCGCGATCCGACTCCTCCTCGTCGACGACGACCCCCTCGTGCGCGCCGGACTGTCCTTCATGCTGGGCGGCGCCGACGACATCGAGATCGTGGGCGAGGCGGCCGACGGCGGCGAGGTGGACGCCCTCGTCGACCGTACGCGCCCCGACGTCGTCCTCATGGACATCCGGATGCCGACCGTCGACGGCCTCGCGGCCACCGAGCGGCTCCGCGGCCGCCCGGACGCGCCCCAGGTCGTGGTCCTCACCACGTTCCACGCCGACGACCAGGTCCTGCGCGCGCTGCGCGCGGGCGCCGCCGGATTCGTCCTCAAGGACACCCCGCCCGCCGAGATCGTCGAAGCGGTACGGCGTGTCGCGGCCGGTGCCCCCGTGCTCTCGCCCGCTGTCACCCGCCAGCTCATGGCACACGCCGCCGCCGGCGCCCCCGACACCCGCCGCACGAACGCCCGCTCCCGAGTCGCCGCCCTCAACGACCGCGAACGCGAGGTCGCCGTCGCCGTCGGCCGCGGCGCCTCCAACGCCGAGATCGCCACCGAACTCTTCCTGAGCGTCGCCACCGTCAAGACCCACGTCTCCCGCATCCTCGCCAAACTCGACCTCAACAACCGTGTGCAGATCGCCCTGTTGACGTACGACGCGGGATTGCTGGAGGAGGACGGGCACTAGGGCACTCAGGCGGGCACCAGGGCACTCATGGGCGGACCCGCGCGTTGTAAGGGCGAGGGGGGAACTCATGGGACGGATGAATGTGATCGATCTGGGGGAGTACGGGCCGCGGTTCACCGAGGACCCGTATCCCGTGTACGCCGAGCTGAGGGCGCTCGGGCCGGTGCACCGGGTGCGGCTGCCGAAGCCCGACGTCCATCACGAGGTCTGGCTCGTGGTGGGGTATGAGGAGGCACGGGCGGCGCTCGCCGATCCCCGGCTGTCGAAGGACCCCGCGAAGATCGGTGTGACCTTCCTCGACGAGGAGCTGATCGGCAAGTATCTGCTGGTCAGCGACCCGCCCCAGCACACACGGCTGCGCGGGCTGATAGCCCGGGAGTTCACCGCCCGCCGGGTCGAGCAACTGCGACCGCGGGTCCAGGAGATCACCGGCTCGCTGCTGGACGCGATGCTGCCGCTCGGCCGAGCCGACCTGGTGGAGTCGTTCGCGCACCCGCTGCCGCTCACCGTCATCTGCGAGCTGCTCGGCGTGCCCGAGTTGGACCGGGCGGCCTTCCGCAAGCTGTCGACGGAGGCGGTGGCGCCGACCAGCGGCGAGAGCGAGTACGAGGCCTTCGTCCAACTCGCCGCCTACCTCGGCGAGTTGATCGAGGACAAGCGGTGCTCCCCGCCGGCCGACGACCTGCTGAGCGCACTGATCCGGACGACGGACGAGGGCGGCGACCGGCTGTCACCGGCCGAGCTGCGCGGTATGGCCTTCATCCTCCTCATCGCCGGCCACGAGACCACGGTCAACCTCATCACCGGCGCCGTCCACGCGCTCCTCACCCACCCGGAGCAACTCGCCGAGGTACGGGCCGACATGAGCCTCGTCGACGCGGTCGTGGAGGAGACCCTGCGTCACGAGGGCCCGGTGGAGAACGCGACGTTCCGCCATGCCGCCGAGCCGCTGGACATCGGTGGTACGGCCATCCCGGCGGGCGACTCGGTCATGATCGGCCTGGCCGCCGCCGACCGCGACGGCAGCCGGTACCCCGCCCCCGACCACTTCGACATCCACCGCGACACCCGCGGCCACCTCGCCTTCGGCCATGGCATCCACTACTGCCTGGGCGCGCCCCTGGCCCGCCTGGAGGCCCGCACAGCGCTCCGCGCCCTCCTGGAACGCTGCCCCGACCTTGCCCTCGACGGCCCACCGGGCGACTGGCTGCCGGGAATGCTGATACGCGGGGTACGGAGCCTGCCGGTGCGCTGGTGAGGAGTGTTTCTCGCCCCCGCCGCCTCTACCGGTCGCGTCCCCGGGGGCGCTGCCGCGATGGGAGACGCCGGGGCTCGGCTGGATGTTTTCAGGGGCGCGGGGAACTGCACGACAAGCCACGACGATCCCGCAGCCACACACCCTCCCAAGCCCCTACTGCACTCAAGGGAAACGGGGTCCGGGGCGGAGCCCCGTGAAAGGGGCGCGGGGTGGCAGGGGCGGCAGCGCCCCTGGGGACGGGACGGGCAGGGGCGGCGGGGGCGGAAACTCCCTGGCCCCAGCCCGGCGGCTAGTCCCGGCCCCCCGGAATCTCCCCCAGGTTCACCGGCCGGTGCTCCAGGCGGGACAGCTCGCACGCCTCGGCGATCCGGAGCGCCTGGAGGGCCTCACGGCCGTCGCAGGGGTTGGCCCGCTCACCCCGCACCACCTCGACGAAGGCGGCGATCTCGGCCTCGTACGCGGCGGCGAAGCGCTCCAGGAAGCCCGTCCACGGCTTGTCGGCGGGCGGCGGCCCGGTCGGCTCCGTGGACGCGACCGGCGTACGGTCGTCCAGGCCGACCACCACGGTGTCCAGCTCCCCGGCCAGCTCCAGCCGCACGTCGTACCCGGCCCCGTTCACCCGCGCCGCCGTGGCCGTGACCAGCGTCCCGTCCTCCAGCGTGAGCACGACGGCCGCCGTGTCGAGGTCGTGCGCCTCCCGGAACATCGGGTGCCCGACGTCCGACCCGGTGGCGTACACGGTGGCGACCTCGCGCCCCGTCACCCACCGCACGATGTCGAAGTCGTGGATCAGGCAGTCCCGGTAGATCCCTCCGGAGATATGCAGGTACTCCGCGGGCGGCGGCGTCTGGTCGGCTGTCAGCGCCCGTACGGTGTGCAGCCGCCCGAGCCGACCCGCGCGCACCGCCTCCCGGGCGGTGACATAACCGGAGTCGAAACGGCGCTGGAAGCCCATCTGCAGCACGGTCCCGGCCGCGTCGACCTCGGCCAGCGCGCTTAAGGTGCCCGGCAGGTCCACGGCGATGGGTTTCTCGCAGAAGACCGGGAGTCCCGAGCGTGCTGCCCGACCGATCAGTTCGCCGTGGGCCGAGGTCGCGGCCGTTATGACGACGGCGTCCACACCCCAGGTGAAGATCTCGTCGACGCCCGGCGCCGCCGTCTCGCCGAGGCGATCCGCGAGGTCATGGGCCCGAGCCCTGTCGACGTCCGTGATGATCAGAGAGCCGACATCACGGTGGCGGCTGAGCGTGGTCGCGTGAAACGTTCCGAT from Streptomyces sp. DSM 40750 includes these protein-coding regions:
- a CDS encoding aldo/keto reductase — protein: MRYRLLGRTGLRVSELFLGAMTFGEQGGVGAPREECARILDVYAEAGGNVIDTAVNYRGGESERIVGELLKGRRDRFVLSTKYTVSRDGTDPNAAGNHRKNLALSLETSLRRLGTDYVDIYWVHIWDRNTPVEETMRALDDAVRSGKVLYVGISDAPAWVVSRANTLAEWRGWSPLSALQVPYSLLNRDIERELLPMAEAFGMSVAAWSPLQNGVLSGKYTRPGGVAPGTATRLSAEAIGERERAVAEAVQAAADELDATPAQVAIAWTMAHSPAVHPILGARRVEQLMDNLGAARLVLPEDMLARLEEATGFRLGFPGDFIDEASAWVYGSAGQRVVPRTA
- a CDS encoding response regulator, translating into MTAIRLLLVDDDPLVRAGLSFMLGGADDIEIVGEAADGGEVDALVDRTRPDVVLMDIRMPTVDGLAATERLRGRPDAPQVVVLTTFHADDQVLRALRAGAAGFVLKDTPPAEIVEAVRRVAAGAPVLSPAVTRQLMAHAAAGAPDTRRTNARSRVAALNDREREVAVAVGRGASNAEIATELFLSVATVKTHVSRILAKLDLNNRVQIALLTYDAGLLEEDGH
- a CDS encoding cytochrome P450 family protein, translated to MGRMNVIDLGEYGPRFTEDPYPVYAELRALGPVHRVRLPKPDVHHEVWLVVGYEEARAALADPRLSKDPAKIGVTFLDEELIGKYLLVSDPPQHTRLRGLIAREFTARRVEQLRPRVQEITGSLLDAMLPLGRADLVESFAHPLPLTVICELLGVPELDRAAFRKLSTEAVAPTSGESEYEAFVQLAAYLGELIEDKRCSPPADDLLSALIRTTDEGGDRLSPAELRGMAFILLIAGHETTVNLITGAVHALLTHPEQLAEVRADMSLVDAVVEETLRHEGPVENATFRHAAEPLDIGGTAIPAGDSVMIGLAAADRDGSRYPAPDHFDIHRDTRGHLAFGHGIHYCLGAPLARLEARTALRALLERCPDLALDGPPGDWLPGMLIRGVRSLPVRW
- a CDS encoding Gfo/Idh/MocA family oxidoreductase, which gives rise to MRIGLIGAGRIGTFHATTLSRHRDVGSLIITDVDRARAHDLADRLGETAAPGVDEIFTWGVDAVVITAATSAHGELIGRAARSGLPVFCEKPIAVDLPGTLSALAEVDAAGTVLQMGFQRRFDSGYVTAREAVRAGRLGRLHTVRALTADQTPPPAEYLHISGGIYRDCLIHDFDIVRWVTGREVATVYATGSDVGHPMFREAHDLDTAAVVLTLEDGTLVTATAARVNGAGYDVRLELAGELDTVVVGLDDRTPVASTEPTGPPPADKPWTGFLERFAAAYEAEIAAFVEVVRGERANPCDGREALQALRIAEACELSRLEHRPVNLGEIPGGRD